The nucleotide sequence TGACGCCCGGAACCTTGGCCTCGAACTGGCCGCGGTCATGCGACCGCTTGGGGGCGACGTGCGGATACAGGACCGGGGCGCCTATCTTGCGGAAGACTTCCAGCAGGCGGGCAATGTGCGGCACCGCGCGCCAGCCGTACTCGCCGCAACTGGTGGGCATGGTCTCGATGGCCTGCTCGATGGGCATGGGCTCGTAGCCCATGGACCGGTACTGCACGTCGATCACCAGCAAGGCGGGCCGCCGGCCGATTCCCGTGGGCGCGCCCCAGCCGGCCTTGCGGTAAATGGCCAGTTCCCGCTCGGGGATGATCCCGTCCCAGGGCCGCGCACGTTGTTCCATAACCTCGGTCATTATTCAGATCTCCACAGTGGTCGCGTCGTACTGAAGCAGCCAGTCGTAGCGTTCGCGTACGGCCTCGGCCGACCAGTTCTTGTTGATATAGGGCCACGCCGTCTCGCTGTCGCGCAGGTCGGGGCTGTGGAAGATGCCGAACATGTTCAGGGAT is from Bordetella bronchialis and encodes:
- a CDS encoding isochorismatase family protein gives rise to the protein MTEVMEQRARPWDGIIPERELAIYRKAGWGAPTGIGRRPALLVIDVQYRSMGYEPMPIEQAIETMPTSCGEYGWRAVPHIARLLEVFRKIGAPVLYPHVAPKRSHDRGQFEAKVPGVMDVSAPDYDFVKEVRPREGDIEIPKHQASAFHGTALASYLVGLGVDTVVVTGCTTSGCVRATVVDACALNYKVVVPQDAVYDRSQVSHAVNLFDMASKYADVMPAAELAQLLQALRA